CCAGCCGTGGGTGGCGAACCAGCTTCGCCAAGGGGAGGAGGTCGCCCTGTACGGAAAGGTGGAGCGAAGCTACGGGGAGCTCCAGATGCGCAGCCCGGTGTGGGAGCCAGCGGGAGAGCAAATGGAGACCGGCCGCCTTGTTCCGATCTACCCAGCGACCGAGGGAGCGAGCGATCGGTTGATCAGGGGGATAATCGCCCGCAACCTCGAGCTGTATGTCGACGCTCTCCCCGACATCATTCCGGAGGAGATCAGGAACCACGAGCATCTCATGCGGAAGCCGGATGCGGTGCGGATGATCCACTTCCCCCCTGACGAAGAGACATTCGCCCGCGCACGGCGCAGCTTGGCGTACGAAGAGCTGTTCCTCCTTCAGCTCGGTCTCCTCGCGCAGGCCCCCCCGGACGCCGGGATCCCCCATGCCGATGGCGGGAGAATCGCCGCGTCGTTCCTCGCCCACCTCCCGTTCCGCCTTACCCGACCACAGGCGGCGGCGCTGCGGGAGATCGTCTTCGACCTGCGTTCCCCGCGCCGGATGATGCGCCTCCTGCAGGGGGACGTCGGAGCCGGGAAGACGATCGTCGCGCTCGCCGCCGCACTCTACGCGATCGAGGCCGGGTACCAGGTGGCGTTCATGGCTCCGACCGAGATCCTCGCCGAGCAACACGCCGCCCGGATCGAGGAGCTATTCTCCGACCTTCCGGTCAGGGTCGGACTCCTCACCTCATCCACCAAGGACAAGTCCGAGCTGAAGTCCAGCCTCTCCGCTGGGGAGATCGACCTCCTCGTGGGGACGCACGCCCTGATCCAGGAGGACGTCGCGTTCGCCAACCTCGGGTTCGTGGTGATCGACGAACAACATCGGTTCGGGGTGGTGCAGCGGGCGGCGATCGAGGAGAAGGGGGAGAACGTCGACCTCCTCGTGATGAGCGCCACCCCGATCCCGCGCACGATCGCCCTCACCCTGTATGGGGAGTTCGAGGTCTCGTTGATCGACTCCCTCCCGTATGGGACCCCGCGGATCAGGACGGTGTGGGTGGCAGGAGCGCGCCGCGATGAGGTCTACTCGCAGGTGGGCGACCTCCTCGCGGAGGGGAGGAAGGGATTCGTCGTCCTCCCTCTGGTCGAGGAGTCGGAGAAACTCGACCTGAACGCGGCGGTGCAGACGGCGGACGAGCTGCAGGCCCGGTTTCCCGGCCACGGGATCGGTCTCGTGCACGGCCGGATGGAGAGCGAGGAGAAGCACCGCGTGATGGCCGATTTCCACTCCGGTGCGGTCCAGCTCCTCGTAGCGACAACGGTGATTGAGGTGGGGATCGATGTTCCGGATGCCGATTTTATGGTGATCGAGCATGCTGAACGGTTCGGGCTCTCCCAGCTTCACCAGCTGCGGGGGAGGATCGGGCGGAAGGGACAAGAGGCGATCTGTTTCGCGATCGGGGACGC
This DNA window, taken from Candidatus Bipolaricaulota bacterium, encodes the following:
- the recG gene encoding ATP-dependent DNA helicase RecG: QPWVANQLRQGEEVALYGKVERSYGELQMRSPVWEPAGEQMETGRLVPIYPATEGASDRLIRGIIARNLELYVDALPDIIPEEIRNHEHLMRKPDAVRMIHFPPDEETFARARRSLAYEELFLLQLGLLAQAPPDAGIPHADGGRIAASFLAHLPFRLTRPQAAALREIVFDLRSPRRMMRLLQGDVGAGKTIVALAAALYAIEAGYQVAFMAPTEILAEQHAARIEELFSDLPVRVGLLTSSTKDKSELKSSLSAGEIDLLVGTHALIQEDVAFANLGFVVIDEQHRFGVVQRAAIEEKGENVDLLVMSATPIPRTIALTLYGEFEVSLIDSLPYGTPRIRTVWVAGARRDEVYSQVGDLLAEGRKGFVVLPLVEESEKLDLNAAVQTADELQARFPGHGIGLVHGRMESEEKHRVMADFHSGAVQLLVATTVIEVGIDVPDADFMVIEHAERFGLSQLHQLRGRIGRKGQEAICFAIGDAKTEEATRRLTAFSQHLDGFRIAEEDLLIRGPGDLLGTKQHGFLSSLRAVDLIRDIDLMQRARAAARELHRSGIPPELLREVERRFGEVLRWLQV